TCGAGATGGTGGCGGACGAAGCTGTTGGCGCCGTCGCAGCCCACCACCCAGCGGGCGGAGAGCACCCGGGTCGCCCCGTCGTCGTCGGTGGTGCGGACCTGCACCTGCCGGTCGCCGTCGGTGATGCCCACGACCTCGTGTCCCCGCAGCACCGTCACGCCGGGCAGCGACGCCACCCGGGCGGCGACGAGTTCCTCGAGTGCGGGCTGGTGCATGGTGTTCGCATCCGGCCAGCCGTACGGGCCGGACGTGGTGAACACGATGTCCAGCAGCGTCTCGCCGGTGGCGGTGCGCCACTGGTAGCCGCTGGCCGGCGCCGTGATCCGGCCGAGTTCCGGGCCGATCCCGGTGCCGGCGAGCAGCCGGGCGGTCTCGCCGTCGAAGCTGGTGGCCCGGGGGAGCCGGTACGGTCGGGGTCGGCGTTCGAGCACTGTCACCCGCCAGCCGCGCTGCGCCAGCAGCACCGACAGGGCGGCGCCGATCGGACCGTTGCCCACGATGACGACATCCGCGTCGGTCAAGGAAACCTCACAGGTCGGCGCTGTACGCATGGTCGGGGGAGACGCACGGTCGGGGGGCTCGTCACGCGACGGTGGGGCTGCTGCCCAGCAGCTCGCGGCGCAGCACCGCCAGCACGTCCGCGCTGCGGTCGACGAGGAAGAAATGGCCCCCCGGGAAGACCTTGAGTTCGGTCGGCCCGGTGGTGTGCTCCGCCCAGGCGCCCGCCTCGTCGAGGGACACCCGGGGGTCGCGGTCGCCGGTGAGCACGGTGACCGGACAGTCGAGCCTTTGGCCCGGATCGTGCCGGTACGTCTCGACGGCCCGGTAGTCGCTGCGGATGGCCGGCAGGATCATGGCCAGCACCTCCGGGTCGGCGAGCATGGTCGCGTCGGTGCCGCTCAGGGTCCGCAGCTCGGACACGATCCGGTCGTCCGGCAGGTGGTGCACCCCCTCGTCCCGGTAGCGGGACGGTGCCCGTCGACCGGAGGCGAACAGGTGCGTCGGCGCCGGCAGACCGGCGTCGCGCATCCGCAGCGCCACCTCGTAGCCGAGGATCGCGCCCATGCTGTGTCCGAACAGCGCCAGGGGACGGTCGTCCAGGTGGCGTAGGGCGTCGAGGATCCGGTCCGCCAGCTCGGCGATGCTGCCGAGGGCGGCCTCGTGGCGGCGGTCCTGACGGCCCGGGTACTGGATCGCCAGGACCTCCACCGTGGGAGCGAGCGCCCTGGACACCGGGTGGAAGAAGCTCGCCGAGCCGCCGGCGTGGGGCAGGCACACCAACCGGGCGGCACACTCCGGTGCCGGATGGAACCGACGCACCCACTTCTCGACCTGCTCCGCAGACTGAGGCACTGCCGTGGTCCTTTCCGAGGGTCGCGGCCACTGCCGGTGAGGACCGGCGGGCCGGCACGTCGGCGGTGGCGGCCGGTGCTCCGTCCGCCGGATCCCGGCACCGGTGCGGCCCTTCGGAGGGTACGACCGGCGCGCGGCGGTGGGCATCCCCAGATCTGATAGGGCGGTGCGCGGCCGTACCGACAGCTGTGCTATCAGGTCGAGGGATGCCGGTCGATCGGTTCTGTTCTAGCGTGGAATTGCCACGTGGGTAGCGGCGGATCGAGAGGTGGTCGGGGTGCGGGGCAGTGTTCCGTCGCGGCGGCCACCACCACGGCCCGCCGGGGTGCCCGGTGGCAGGACGACAGCGCAGGCGCTGCGGGGCAGGGATGCCGCGTCTGCCGGAGGCAGGTTTGCCGGTCCGGTCCCGAACTGAGAGGTGCTCCTTGAGTGTCATGCTTCTCCTCAACGGTCCCAACCTGGGTGCGTTGGGCCACCGGGAGCCGGAGATCTACGGCACCGACACCCTCGCCGACATCGAGAAGGCGGTCGCCGAGGAGGTGGGTTCCCGTGGCTGGGAGGTCGTCTCGGTCCAGCGTGACGGGGAGGGCGACCTGGTCGGGGCGATCCACCAGTACCGCGACTCGACGGTCGGAGCCATCGTCAACCCGGGGGCGTTGATGATCGCCGGCTGGAGCCTGCGGGACGCCCTGGCCAGCTATGCCAAGCCGTGGATCGAGGTGCATCTGAGCAACGTGTGGGCACGCGAGCGTTTCCGGCACGAGTCGGTGATCGCGCCGCTGGCCAGCGGGGTGGTGGTGGGACTCGGGGCCTACGGTTACCGGCTGGCCGCCCGGGCGTTGTTGCACCTCGCCGCGTGACCGTGGCGGGGGGTCGACCGGGTAGCCGCGCTGCCGTCGCGACGACCGTCGTCCGGTGACGGTGTGTGCGTTGCGGGGCGGACCGGCGGGACGTCGCCCGGTGGTGTCGAACGCCGGTGGAGTGCGGATACCGGGGCGCTTTTCCGGACCATGACGCGGCTCACCTGGGGTACACAGGCGTATACCTTCACGCCAAGCTCGGCAGTCTTTGCCGGCGGGTGTACTTCAATCGACACAAGCCTATATCCAGATCGTAATTATGTCGATGCGTCAGACCAATTGATCAGTGTGCGCGGCGGTGGTCAGAGGAAATGTCCGTCTTTGGCGAACTGGCAATCTGCCCTGGACGCGGGGCCTCGGCGGTAGTACTGTCGGTGACGGGTTAGCTGCCCGTGGTAATTGTCAAGAGGGCAACTATCTGAGAATCAAGAACCACTGGGGAGGGTTCCTTGTCGTCTTTGCTGACGTCGGTGCCTGCCGGCGTGGAGATTCCCGGTGACCGCAACCGCTACGCAGCGCGGGCGCCATTTCCCCAAAATCCTTTCGTGGGATTCCGGGATGAGCTCGTGTCCCCGTCCTGTGCGACCGCCCGCCTTTTCCGTCGTTCCGCGTTGTGGTGGTATGGCGGCCGGCTCGACGCGGGATTGCACTATGCCACGGAAGCTGTCGACGTCGAGTGTGAAGAAGGTCACGAGTTCTGTCGGCTGGCCCCCTATTGGCGCGTCGCGTTGTTGACGAAGTCCAGGGATCTCGATGCCGGCTGGCGGGTGGTCAACGCGCTCGACGGGCGTCGGGAAGAATCGGACTCACCGCTCGTCACCGCGACGTCCCTCGTCATCCGGGGCGAGCTGCTGTTCGCCATGGGGTGCGTCGACGACGGTCTCGCCGACGTGACCGAGGGGTTGCGCATCGCGGAGCAGTGCGAAGCCCGCTCCCTGCTGCCCACCGGTTACGTCGTGATGGCGCTGGCCGCGCTCCGCCGGGCGGACATGCGAACGTGTCTCACCTATGTCGACAAACTGACCGGCGAGGCCCTGCTGGGCTATTTCGGGCAGGCGGCGGGAGCGTGGGTGACCGCCCAGGCGGCCGAGGCCCGGGGCGGGGTGGACCGGGCCTCCGGTCTCATCGCCGGAATAGTCACCAGCCACCTCGTTCTCCGTCAGCTCCTGGTGTCCGAGCCGGCGGCGGCGTCCTGGCTGGTTCGCGCCTCCCGCAAGTTGGGCGCCGACGACCTCGCCGAAGCCGCCGCGGCGGCGGCCTCCGCCGCCTCCGCCGCGCATCCGGGCTTCGACGTCATCCGTGCGGCGGCGTTGCACTCCGCCGGTCTGCTGGAGGAGGACTCCGGCAAGCTGCTCGAGGCGGCGAACCTCTATCCCGACCGGTGGTGCGGGGCGTCC
Above is a window of Micromonospora rifamycinica DNA encoding:
- a CDS encoding type II 3-dehydroquinate dehydratase, with translation MSVMLLLNGPNLGALGHREPEIYGTDTLADIEKAVAEEVGSRGWEVVSVQRDGEGDLVGAIHQYRDSTVGAIVNPGALMIAGWSLRDALASYAKPWIEVHLSNVWARERFRHESVIAPLASGVVVGLGAYGYRLAARALLHLAA
- a CDS encoding thioesterase II family protein — translated: MPQSAEQVEKWVRRFHPAPECAARLVCLPHAGGSASFFHPVSRALAPTVEVLAIQYPGRQDRRHEAALGSIAELADRILDALRHLDDRPLALFGHSMGAILGYEVALRMRDAGLPAPTHLFASGRRAPSRYRDEGVHHLPDDRIVSELRTLSGTDATMLADPEVLAMILPAIRSDYRAVETYRHDPGQRLDCPVTVLTGDRDPRVSLDEAGAWAEHTTGPTELKVFPGGHFFLVDRSADVLAVLRRELLGSSPTVA
- a CDS encoding helix-turn-helix transcriptional regulator; the encoded protein is MHYATEAVDVECEEGHEFCRLAPYWRVALLTKSRDLDAGWRVVNALDGRREESDSPLVTATSLVIRGELLFAMGCVDDGLADVTEGLRIAEQCEARSLLPTGYVVMALAALRRADMRTCLTYVDKLTGEALLGYFGQAAGAWVTAQAAEARGGVDRASGLIAGIVTSHLVLRQLLVSEPAAASWLVRASRKLGADDLAEAAAAAASAASAAHPGFDVIRAAALHSAGLLEEDSGKLLEAANLYPDRWCGASAREDLAGLLAKRRSERSNTIRIFEAALVAYTAVGAARDASRVANKLRDFGVRRGVSRTVECAGELPHGLTNTEFAVAELVSQGHTNNEVGRQLFISRHTVAFHLKKVYQKMSLTSRVELAASWKAMQLRHGS